Proteins co-encoded in one Coleofasciculus chthonoplastes PCC 7420 genomic window:
- the murI gene encoding glutamate racemase — protein MTNDPILTLRGEAQHRRIGVFDSGVGGLTVLRELYRQLPHESILYFADTARLPYGTRSPREIIQFGREILTWMVEQDVKMVVLACNTSDALALDTLRREFQLPILGLILPGSRAAVQVGRRIGVIATPATAASNAYRRALLEVEPTAQVWQVSCPEFVPLVEQNRLYEPYTSEVALQYLTPLLQQRIDTLIYGCTHYPLLAPVLRQILPASVQLIDPAEHVVAAAAQELDLMGLKNSSPPLPTRFCVSGCPQQFAKLSVQWLGCTPVVEKTYLPDVSPVSMSVEAVE, from the coding sequence ATGACAAATGACCCGATTTTGACCTTAAGGGGAGAAGCACAGCACCGTCGTATTGGCGTATTCGATAGTGGTGTTGGCGGACTTACCGTTCTCAGGGAACTCTACCGACAACTTCCCCATGAATCGATTCTTTATTTTGCCGATACCGCACGACTCCCTTACGGTACTCGTTCGCCTAGGGAAATCATCCAATTTGGGCGCGAGATTCTCACCTGGATGGTTGAGCAAGATGTGAAAATGGTGGTGCTGGCGTGTAACACCAGTGACGCCTTAGCCCTAGACACCTTACGCCGTGAGTTTCAACTGCCGATTTTGGGATTAATTTTGCCTGGATCTCGTGCAGCCGTTCAAGTCGGGCGTCGGATTGGCGTGATTGCTACCCCGGCGACGGCGGCGAGTAATGCCTATCGACGCGCTTTATTGGAAGTGGAACCAACCGCTCAAGTGTGGCAAGTTAGTTGTCCAGAATTTGTCCCTTTAGTGGAGCAAAATCGGTTATATGAACCCTATACCTCGGAAGTGGCTTTGCAGTATCTGACGCCATTACTTCAGCAGCGAATTGATACGTTGATTTATGGGTGTACTCATTATCCCTTGTTAGCGCCTGTATTGCGACAAATTTTACCCGCATCTGTCCAATTAATTGATCCGGCTGAACATGTGGTGGCGGCGGCGGCGCAAGAACTGGATTTAATGGGATTAAAAAATAGTTCACCACCGCTACCGACGCGATTTTGTGTCAGTGGTTGTCCGCAGCAGTTTGCTAAGTTATCGGTACAGTGGTTGGGGTGTACCCCCGTTGTGGAAAAAACCTATTTGCCAGACGTATCTCCTGTATCTATGTCTGTAGAAGCGGTGGAATAA
- a CDS encoding pentapeptide repeat-containing protein encodes MTNDPFHRSRLLANLLISLVLFQPLPGLTQTATPSPSSPQLAAEREQLENQKLKQEIEKLEQETVKIEKEAANLDQNFWEENSALVTTIASLANAVTAIVAIIGAFVTIGRQLTEIRREKNQQLDQRFTSIVERLGSEQSELKASATVSLLTFLEPGYEKYWEQVYLIVLANLKLDNQDATINRLLVQVFEQVIDVYLKPELTRLTETERKFQLDLSGCYINGITLANLSLIPANLSEAHLERAVLRQTQLIGARLQKANLTYSYLDNVNLDQANLKEAVFSDYHNRSKSDPKTLIINSSLNQANLISVQLKRSTVENTTFQGARLQEIHLDGAILRGVSFVRGNLNTAFFKGAILERVDFAEADLQRAKFQGAVFDDLTLESIARNPSWTKAEFDDNITQRLKDKMQFLGQS; translated from the coding sequence ATGACCAATGACCCTTTTCACCGTTCACGTTTATTGGCAAATCTGCTGATTTCCTTGGTTTTGTTTCAGCCGTTACCGGGATTGACGCAGACAGCCACGCCTTCTCCTTCCTCCCCACAACTCGCGGCGGAAAGGGAACAGTTAGAGAATCAAAAGCTGAAACAGGAAATCGAGAAACTGGAACAGGAAACGGTCAAGATTGAAAAAGAAGCCGCGAATCTGGATCAGAATTTTTGGGAGGAAAATTCTGCGTTGGTGACGACAATTGCATCCCTGGCAAATGCGGTGACGGCAATTGTGGCAATTATTGGTGCTTTTGTGACGATTGGGAGACAGTTGACGGAAATTCGCCGGGAGAAAAACCAACAACTGGATCAACGGTTTACGTCGATTGTGGAACGGTTGGGGAGTGAACAGTCGGAACTGAAGGCAAGTGCCACGGTTTCTCTGTTGACGTTTCTGGAACCGGGGTATGAAAAATACTGGGAACAGGTGTATTTAATTGTTCTGGCGAATTTAAAGTTGGATAATCAAGATGCGACGATTAATCGGTTGCTGGTGCAAGTGTTTGAACAGGTGATTGATGTTTATTTAAAGCCAGAGTTGACGAGGCTGACGGAAACGGAACGGAAGTTTCAATTGGATTTATCGGGGTGTTATATTAATGGGATTACCTTGGCGAATTTAAGTTTAATTCCAGCCAATTTGAGTGAGGCGCACCTGGAACGGGCGGTATTGCGACAGACGCAATTAATCGGGGCGAGGCTGCAAAAGGCGAATTTGACCTATAGTTATCTGGATAATGTGAATTTGGATCAGGCGAATCTGAAGGAGGCGGTGTTTAGTGATTATCACAACCGGAGTAAGTCTGATCCTAAAACTCTAATTATTAATTCGAGTTTGAATCAGGCAAATTTGATATCCGTGCAATTGAAACGGTCTACGGTAGAGAATACGACGTTTCAGGGGGCAAGGTTACAGGAAATTCATCTGGATGGGGCGATTTTGAGGGGGGTTTCTTTTGTGCGGGGGAATCTGAATACGGCGTTTTTTAAGGGGGCAATTTTGGAACGGGTGGACTTTGCTGAGGCGGATTTACAACGGGCGAAGTTTCAAGGGGCGGTATTTGATGATTTGACGCTGGAGAGTATTGCTAGGAATCCGAGTTGGACGAAGGCTGAGTTTGATGATAATATTACCCAACGGTTGAAGGATAAGATGCAATTTCTGGGGCAGAGTTGA